The region TCGAAGAAGGCATCATCACCCCGAACTTCCACGTCTACTGCGGCGGCGGCCAGACCTTCTACGGACGGTTCTTCCGCTGCCACAAGGCGACCGGCCACGGCTCGATGAACCTGGCGCATGCCATCGAGCAGTCGTGCGACGTCTACTTCTACACCGTCGGCAACATGCTCGGCGTCGACCGGATCAACAAGTGGGCGACGCTGTTCGGTCTCGGCGTCAAGTCCGGCATCGACCTGCCGAACGAGCTGTCGGGCCTCGTCCCGTCGACCGAGTGGAAGGCGAAGTACACCCGGGAGAAGAAGTGGTACGCCGGCGAGACGATCTCGGTCTCGATCGGACAGGGCCAGGTGTCGGTGACGCCGGTGTCGCTGGCGGTCTACACCGCGACGCTCGCCAACGGCGGGACGCGGGTGACGCCGCACCTGGTGAAGGCGGTCGACGACGGGACCGGGTTGAAGCCGGTGCCGGCGCCGAAGCCGCAGTCGCAGGTCGAAGTGACGCCGGAAAAGCTGCAGGCGATCCGCGAAGGCATGTGGCTGGTGGTCAACGGCGGCGCCGGCACGGCGCGGCGCGCCGCCATCCCCGGCAAGGACGTCTGCGGCAAGACCGGCACCGCCCAGGTCATCTCGCTCCAGGGGCGCGCCGCCGCGCGCACCAACCGCAACCTGCGCGACCACGGCTGGTTCACGTTCTTCGCGCCGCGCGACAATCCCGAGATCGCCGGCGTCGTCTTCCTCGAGCACGGCATCCACAGCGCGAACGCGGCGTCGGTCGCCAGGCACATTCTCGAGACCTACTTCGCGAAGAAGGAGGGGCGGCCGCTGCCGCCGCCGCCGACGCGGGAGCAGATGCGTCTCGATCTGAGCGATCGGTTCGCGCGGACCGGCGCGGGCCAGCACTAGCGTCATGTTCGAACGGCGGCTGTACTTCCACGTCGACTGGCTGCTCCTGGCGGCGATCCTGCTGCTGGCCGGGATCGGCGTCGCCATGGTCTACAGCACCACCTACATCATCACGCCGACCGGGGGCCGCGCCGCGCAGCAGGTGTGGACCCAGAGCTACGCGCTCGGCATCGGCCTGATCGCGCTGCTCATCTGTCTCGCCATCGACTACCGCGTGTTCGCCGAGCACTCGCTGTTCCTCTACGGCAGCCTGCTGGTGCTGCTCGTGTTCGTGCTCCTCAAGGGGCAGACGCAGATGGGCGGCCAGCGGTGGATCCCGATCGGACCGTTCCACCTGCAGCCCTCCGAGTTCGCGCGCATCGGCGTGGCGCTGATGCTGGCGATGTACTTCGGCGAGAACCGCCGCGGCGCGAAGAACACCAGCGATCTCGTGATCGGCGGCATCCTCACCGGCATCCCGCTGCTGCTCATCGCCAAGCAGCCCGACCTCGGCACCGCCGTGACGCTGCTGCCGGTGTTCGTCGGCGTCGCGTTCCTCGCCGGCCTCCGCCTGCGGCTGCTCGCCGTGCTCGCCATGGCGGCGGTGCTGGCGGCCCCGGTGGC is a window of Vicinamibacterales bacterium DNA encoding:
- the rodA gene encoding rod shape-determining protein RodA, with amino-acid sequence MFERRLYFHVDWLLLAAILLLAGIGVAMVYSTTYIITPTGGRAAQQVWTQSYALGIGLIALLICLAIDYRVFAEHSLFLYGSLLVLLVFVLLKGQTQMGGQRWIPIGPFHLQPSEFARIGVALMLAMYFGENRRGAKNTSDLVIGGILTGIPLLLIAKQPDLGTAVTLLPVFVGVAFLAGLRLRLLAVLAMAAVLAAPVAWKFALKDYQKSRIVTFMDPEQDPRGAGYQTIQARVTVGSGGLTGKGFRNGTQGQYKFLPVAHNDFIFSVLAEEQGFIGVLTALGLYLFVILRSLEAARLAKDRLGAYLVGGIISGFAFQVIYNVSMSAGLAPVKGITLPLMSYGGSSLIATLAGFGLILNVRMRRFTN